The sequence below is a genomic window from Bacillota bacterium.
GCAGATACCACATCAGGTTCAATCTGACGCATGGCTTCAGCAACGGCATCGGTACCAATAACAGCAGCTGTTTCAGGCATTGTTTTTTACCTCTTTTTTTCTCTGAGTGGCTTCATCAACCATCTTGATTGCTTTTTTGGGGCATTCCCGGGCACAGATACCGCACCCCTTGCAATGCTCGAGGTTGAAACCGACCATTTTGCCATCTTCGACACGTATGGCTGAGTCTGGACAGTACATGAAGCATAATAGACAGTCATTGCACAATTCATCGTCTTTGATGGGCCGCAAGGAACGCCATTCTCCCGTTGAATATTGTTCGGCGTTACCCGGCTCAACGATTATCCCTCCCAGGGGGTGTTTCTTCCAGTCCCATTTTTCAATATCTTTTACTTCCCACTTTTTCATGTAGCTTGACCTCCTTGTATGCATGTTCAAGGGCTTTGACATTCATATCTACTATCCGGGAAGGATATCTTTTGCTGAAAGAAGATCTCAAGTTTTCTATTGCTTCTTCTTTTTCCAGCAAACCGGTAATCTTCAAAAATGCGCCCAGCATGGGGATATTGGCAAAAGGTTTACCCATGGTATCCAGGGCAATGCGGGTTGCATCCACTGTGTAGGGCCGGTAGTCTTGCAACCCGTATATCCTGGATAGCATGTCGGGGTTGAGATTTGTGTTCACGATGATGATTCCATTTTTCTTTAAACCGGAAGTGACATCAACAACATCCAACAATGTAACATCGAGGACCAGAACTATATCCGGGGTT
It includes:
- a CDS encoding 4Fe-4S binding protein, which codes for MKKWEVKDIEKWDWKKHPLGGIIVEPGNAEQYSTGEWRSLRPIKDDELCNDCLLCFMYCPDSAIRVEDGKMVGFNLEHCKGCGICARECPKKAIKMVDEATQRKKEVKNNA
- a CDS encoding pyruvate synthase; the encoded protein is MQCPNNEVTEIRWHARGGQGAVTASKTLVEMILPKNMYFQSFPEFGPERMGAPIQVFNRISSSPITVYCGITTPDIVLVLDVTLLDVVDVTSGLKKNGIIIVNTNLNPDMLSRIYGLQDYRPYTVDATRIALDTMGKPFANIPMLGAFLKITGLLEKEEAIENLRSSFSKRYPSRIVDMNVKALEHAYKEVKLHEKVGSKRY